Proteins encoded within one genomic window of Besnoitia besnoiti strain Bb-Ger1 chromosome II, whole genome shotgun sequence:
- a CDS encoding hypothetical protein (encoded by transcript BESB_037150), giving the protein MAYLVEFEDGVKPLQCWRLSAEKAYVIGRNTSAVGIRLPHASISRQHAELSLALPRRRDDEKERKRRKTDREDARGRPGVRSPLSDEGGRRDRRSSSSSRSPSSGQHRHREDEMSLVWKLVELNAVNGTFVNDERLRDVYRDAVDSDAVIAFADCPHKYKVLAERPSRSLPCTDARSRSASPPPSSCSSSSSSSSSSSSSCSSSSSSSSSSSLSSTSYLVERRLERSRSRSRGRHEKRESHRRKSRWSRRHEEKKKSRSSASPSRRRSDSLSRSVSRSSSSSSSSSSSSHVKKASGWSDAPARAEDDKQREEDDAKMNALIATAHAAKARLDAEKKMQNLVDLSAFGSAATAGGPISGLALAAAKEMMNNASLNLTISTGLSAVSPAGSAQASLAQRAAAIAAERLRGGSAPTGFSSASPLNAAILGGNAILASILNANKLNNSPSPATSSSGLSVQEKRKLLWGGKKHASEKKDAAAVAEGDVGERKEEKDGSVDPNRYSMSFSEDEEKKNKFLKLMGFKGDASSIAPNPVQGAAGAAIKGKETLDAATQQRINSELEFQYFQGMKRKDGRKTGLGL; this is encoded by the exons ATGGCGTACCTGGTTGAGTTTGAGGACGGCGTGAAGCCGCTGCAGTGCTGGCGACTCTCTGCGGAGAAGGCCTATGTGATTGGGCGCAATACGAGCGCCGTGGGCATCCGTTTGCCGCACGCGTCGATCTCCCGGCAGCACGCGGAGCTCTCTCTGGCActcccgcggaggcgcgacgacgagaaggagcggaagcggcgcaAAACTgacagagaggacgcgcgcgggcgcccagGCGTGCGCAGTCCGCTCTCCGATgagggcggcaggcgggaCAGACGCTCATCTTCGTCCtcccgctcgccttcctcaggCCAGCACAGACACCGCGAGGATGAGATGTCTCTGGTCTGGAAGCTCGTCGAGCTCAACGCGGTCAACGGAACCTTCGTGAACGACGAGAGACTCCGCGACGTCTACCGCGACGCCGTCGACTCCGACGCGGTCATTGCCTTCGCCGACTGCCCGCACAAGTACAAAGTCCTCGCCG agcggccgtcgcgctctctgccCTGCACAGACGCCAGAAGTCGCTCCGCGagccctccgccgtcttcctgctcttcttcatcttcttcttcatcttcctcttcttcatcttgctcttcttcatcttcctcttcatcttcttcttctctgtcttcaACATCGTATCTCGTGGAGCGCCGTCTGGAGCGCAGTCGGtcgcgcagccgaggccgccaTGAGAAGCGAGAGAGTCATCGCCGCAAAAGTCGTTGGTCGCGGCGCcacgaagagaagaagaagagccgctcctccgcctcgccgtcgcgccgccggtcaGACTCTTTGTCCCGGAGCGTttcgcgctcttcttcctcctcttcctcttcttcgtcctcttcgcacgttaagaaggcgagcggctggagcgacgcgccggcgcgtgcggaggaTGACAagcagcgcgaagaggacgacgcgaagaTGAATGCATTGATTGCgacggcgcacgcggcgaaggcgcggctggatgcggagaagaagatgcAGAATTTGGTGGATCTCTCGGCcttcggctccgcggcgacggcgggcggccCGATCTCGGggctggcgctcgcggcggcgaaggagatgATGAACAACGCGAGTCTGAACCTGACAATCAGCACAGGCTTGTCTGCcgtctcgcctgcaggctccgcgcaggcgtcgctggcgcagcgcgccgccgcgatcgCTGCCGAGCGCCTCCGTGGAGGGTCGGCGCCCACTGgattctcctctgcgtcgccgttgAACGCCGCGATTCTCGGCGGCAACGCCATCCTCGCCAGCATCCTGAACGCGAACAAACTGAACAACTCGCCCTCCCCCGCGACCTCCTCTTCGGGCCTCTCAGTTCAGGAGAAGCGCAAGCTCCTTTGGGGCGGAAAGAAACATgcaagcgagaagaaagacgcagcggccgtcgccgaagGAGACGTGGGGGAGcggaaagaggagaaggacggcAGCGTGGACCCTAACCGCTACTCCATGTCCttcagcgaagacgaagaaaagaagaacaAATTCCTCAAACTCATGGGATTCAAAGGCGACGCAAGCTCGATCGCACCCAACCCGGTGCAGGGGGCAGCTGGCGCGGCAATCAAG GGCAAGGAGACACTcgacgcagcgacgcagcagcggatCAACTCGGAGCTGGAGTTCCAGTACTTCCAAGGCATGAAGCGCAAGGACGGCAGAAAAACCGGACTCGGACTGTAA